ttctggtctgttctctctctctctctctctctctctctctctcattagcGACTCTCTCTTTTTGTCTCTCGTCTGCCTCACTGCTGCACCGCTCCCACCTCCTCCACAGACCACgatcaaggtttttttttttttttttttttctctagacCTCTTTCATGAATGGGAACCAAGAGTCAAGACAAAACTACTCAAACGTGCAACACCCGCCTCGCTCCACCCTACCCCGCAACACCCGAGATCCTACGTATATTACTCATTTTAGTCGAGTCTCGGTCTAGATTTTACTACCCGCAACATGCGGGTTGGGTAGCGGGTATCCCCAATACCTTCCCCGATCCGACTAGTGCCCAGCCCTACTTCCTTATAGGATCGACCTTTCCTTCTTGAATCCCAAGTCCTAAATAAGCAAGAAGGTGTGCCTTTTTTTACATTGTAGAGTCTCCAAATATATGCCTCGTCGGTTACTTTGCCCCTCGATGGGAGGCCCTTTGGCTAGGGCTCTTGGATGGTTCCCTTCAGTTAACAAGGGTGGACCTATGCCAAGTTACCCAAGGGGANNNNNNNNNNNNNNNNNNNNNNNNNNNNNNNNNNNNNNNNNNNNNNNNNNNNNNNNNNNNNNNNNNNNNNNNNNNNNNNNNNNNNNNNNNNNNNNNNNNNtatatatatttaaaaaataaaaaatttaattaggtggccacgtcatcactgATGATGTGGCCACTTATGCTAGGTGTCgtattttaattggtccacgtgttagtgacgtggacttccgttaagtcaactaacaatCAATGGATGGAATGACCAATttagtctttatcaaaaccacaggtacctcctgtgatacaaatcaaaacctagggggaaaaaataaagtgtccaaACCTTAggaggtttttagtatttaacacttaaaaaaataagaatattaagaattaaattttataaataaatagtaaCATGCTCGTGCCAAATGGTGCCTAATAGTCATTGATTCGAATattcaaggattttttttttttctatttaaaaatgGTAGGCTGtggagaccaattgtggctatcctatATGAGCGTAACCATAGTAATATTTACCTACTGAGAGCCGCACATAAGAGTCTTAGACGATGAGAATCGCAAATGTTTCCTCAAGTTTAATTGAACCATAGAGCTCTATCCTAAGTGGACAGCAACGCTTGTGTTGCCGAGCCTCACTAGTCActagttttgaagaaaaaaaaaaaaataggcttGATTGGGCCCCTCATAGGCTCCCAGAGATGGAGAGATGGAGGGCATTTCCCACCACCACTCAAATTTGTCATCTTCCACTTTTCCTTGAACTAAAGTTTATCTCATGTCAATCTCAACCTTAAATTTTGTCCTTCTTTTTTCTACACTATTCTATAATAACAACTTTATGCGAACCATTTTgtaacttttgaaaaaatacgAAAAAAATCTGATTTCGTACATTTACTTATATTTATGTATCAAACGTTTacataaaattcaaacaaaacaaaaattccaaCTGAATAATGGAAAGcaaccttgtgattttttttttttttttaaaaaaaaatgtactttatTCTCCTATAAATTTATATGTTCTTTTCTAACTCGTACTTTATTCTCCTATAAATTTATatgttagaaaatatatatatatatatatatatatatatatatatataatcaacaaaaaTCTTGTCTGAAATTATCAATCAAACGTGATTttatgaattttgaaaaaaaaaaaattatacctaCTTTTTTAAACTATCATTTAATTTGCAAtgtctttcaaattttaaaagaatacaATATATCTTACCAATTTATCAAGCCCTTCTATTTTGCCCTTACCTCAAAATGTTTCATTAACTTAGACCGATAATGCATCACGTGATATAAAATATCCGTTATATCTCATTAAATTTATGCAAATACAACTATATATGTTcttgaattaacaaaaaaaaattcaaaaaaaaaaaagaaaaaaaagaagaaagaaatcactaaaacaaatagttttttttttttcattttttatttaacatagtatttttgttatttttattctttctttagcattcaaaaaaaaaaaaaaaaaaaatttaatagaagAATAATTAAATGGCTTGGTATATTAATAAGGTAgatttgaaaaacattttaaattagataatAATTTGAAAGGTTAAGTAATAGTTTccgcatcaattttttttctccaaattgggttggaggaatttttttcaacgtaatttataaaagtgatatgtttcctttgaacatgtgagatacatatgtttttttaatagaatggACAaagttataatatattttattaaaaattcatatacATCTcatctattattaaaaaaagacaaagttttccttcaaactgaattgaaagaatttccttcaacctactctataaaagtgacatgtgttcatttttttttttttgtaaaatatgtttaatttttttaataatatatcagaTGCACATgggtttttaataaaatttattttaactttgtctctgccattaaaaaaacatgtacatctcacatattcaaatgacacatatcacttttatagagtaagttgaaagaaattcctctaacccaatttataaaaaaactttgtccttaaaaaaatagatacatatcacttttataaactaagttaaaaaatattatttcaactcagtttaaagaaaaattttatgctttagaaaataatatccacaatattaatatatataacatgaacttaacattttccttttatcaTCTTGTACTAATAACCTTCGCAATCAGATTTGATACCCGTAttagattctcaaatttttaaggcaaacttaaaaaaaaaaaaaaaaaaaaaaaaaaaagttgggaaaGCGAAAAGGACGACGGTTCCTTAGTCAATATAAAGACTAGAAGCACCTCACAGAAAACAGCTACAGAAGCGAGAAAGAAAGCAAGACCAAGAGGCCATTGTCGCCAGAGAGAAACACaaacaccaacaccaacaccaagAAGAAGGGAGAGAAAATGGGTAACTGTAACTTGCCCATCTTGATGACCATTGTGGTGTTATCCGTGGTGGGTTTCGCGAATTTAGCAGGGGCGCAGACCCCATCTTGCGCCCAGAACCTGATCCCGTGCGCCGCCTACATCAACTCCAGCACCCCAGCAGCCAACTGCTGCACCTCAATCAAAGATGCCGTCGACACCCAGCTCGACTGCCTCTGCGGCCTCTACACCAGCCCTGGTTTGCTCCAGTCTTTCGGCATCACCGTCCAACAGGCTCTCAATCTCTCCCGGAACTGTAATGTTACCACAGATATCACTAAATGCAgcaatggtaatttttttttttttcatttttttattcttatttttattttttaacttcttataatttttttcttcttgttgatcAACCTCAATCAGATTGGGTTTGGTCCACCCGTTTATTTATATGGGCCACTAACTGTCTCTataatttcaaaagaattttgtatttatctggAAATTATTACCAAATTAACTTAAATTTGTCTCTCAATTTCCTAATCTTTCTTCAACTTCAAGAATCTTGGATTTTCTATATTTCGTTTGAATTTCCTAATTTATGGAGATTGTTCATATGGATTTGAGGAATTGAAGAGGATCTCTTGATCCAAATTTTTTACCGTCGCTCAGCTTGATTCACCCTGTTTTAATATGCTTTTTTTAACTAAGCTAGTTATAGAATTCTATTGCCAGAACTTCAATTTCATACccaagttgtttttttttgttttttcgatTTACTTTTGTATATTACCtgattttatgtttatttctctaatttttccTACCACATGCACTGCAGCTTCGTCTCCTACATCTCCAACCCCAGGTAACAGCTTCTCACTaattgcccttttttttttttttttgagtgcaGAAAGGGGTTGGGAAAAAACTTAGAATTCGAAACATGGTTGTTACTATTGATTGAACAGAAGCAAATATCATGATCTTTTAGTTTACTCAATTGCTCTGAGGTCAAACTTTTGATCATTGGACTCTTTGAATACATAGAGTTAGACGCCTCGTAATGGTGAATATTGGGGTTAGGTGCATCCACTACAGCTCTTCTACcattcttttggttattttaggTGAGCTGATTGGCCTGCCCCACGCCAGCTCAATTCTTGGGAAGAATCTTTCCAATAATTCAGTtgctcaagtttttttttttatcatttctttttatgGGGGTGTCAATAGCCAGCCTAGTCTATCCGAATTGTCAAAAGTTTTTAGTGTTTGAGAAGAAGAAAGTCAAGAATAGctaatctcttatatatat
This genomic interval from Corylus avellana chromosome ca3, CavTom2PMs-1.0 contains the following:
- the LOC132176368 gene encoding non-specific lipid transfer protein GPI-anchored 7-like yields the protein MGNCNLPILMTIVVLSVVGFANLAGAQTPSCAQNLIPCAAYINSSTPAANCCTSIKDAVDTQLDCLCGLYTSPGLLQSFGITVQQALNLSRNCNVTTDITKCSNASSPTSPTPGKDNNGAGKIGWTGGSTLFLVLGSMMFC